One stretch of Pedobacter riviphilus DNA includes these proteins:
- a CDS encoding tetratricopeptide repeat protein: MKQINTLIIATLFASAAFGQQKNPSNKKEVDDKIKQAQGQLIKLTPEQKKMLEQMGMSTKVPSMPTGTTDADVKTAVSGGGAFDVPSKNNTLISAIPQITLTAATVSAYIKTLNDYVEKGIANDAKQVGQNVYSYFKTNKYKPETIGNEGIGFWTTGQPEIAVYIMGRACADNSSDADLLSNFAAMLGMGGAPHRAIPLLEYLDKQYPDNTTILNNLGQAWFYLGETDKANINLEKVIKAFAYHPQANYTQCLIQQSKGNTTQAVEKMKNSLAYSFSLDKINMLRKLGYKVKGSDMRKPFRPDPNPLGLKNFVRPDVPTSYEDEMRLKVDWDAFQKQVGDQSMALAKEIIPYQQAAVAKATQAYKKFDNKGVKEISEMKANSVLPDNLYRIVGEKNLEEMNKDGA, encoded by the coding sequence ATGAAACAGATCAATACCCTAATCATCGCTACCTTATTTGCATCAGCAGCTTTTGGCCAACAAAAAAATCCAAGCAATAAAAAAGAAGTAGATGATAAGATAAAGCAGGCACAGGGGCAGTTAATTAAACTAACACCTGAACAGAAAAAGATGTTGGAGCAGATGGGAATGTCTACCAAAGTTCCTTCTATGCCTACCGGAACTACGGATGCAGATGTGAAGACCGCCGTAAGTGGCGGCGGAGCATTTGATGTGCCATCAAAAAATAATACGCTTATTAGTGCTATCCCTCAAATCACATTAACTGCTGCTACAGTTTCCGCTTATATCAAAACCCTAAACGATTATGTTGAAAAAGGAATTGCAAACGATGCAAAGCAGGTGGGGCAAAATGTGTATTCCTACTTTAAAACCAATAAATATAAACCTGAAACAATAGGTAACGAAGGTATTGGCTTTTGGACAACAGGCCAGCCTGAAATTGCGGTGTACATTATGGGGCGAGCTTGTGCCGACAATAGTTCTGATGCCGATCTGCTCAGCAACTTTGCGGCTATGCTAGGTATGGGTGGTGCACCACATCGCGCCATTCCATTATTGGAATATCTTGACAAACAATACCCTGATAATACAACTATTCTGAATAACCTGGGGCAGGCCTGGTTTTATTTGGGCGAAACGGATAAGGCCAATATCAATTTAGAAAAAGTGATAAAAGCATTTGCTTATCATCCACAGGCAAACTATACCCAATGTCTTATTCAGCAAAGTAAGGGCAATACAACACAGGCAGTTGAAAAAATGAAAAACTCTTTAGCATACAGTTTTTCATTAGATAAAATAAATATGCTGCGCAAATTGGGCTACAAAGTAAAAGGCAGCGACATGCGGAAACCTTTTCGCCCTGATCCCAACCCTTTGGGTTTGAAAAATTTTGTGCGTCCGGATGTACCAACAAGCTATGAAGATGAAATGAGACTGAAAGTAGACTGGGATGCCTTTCAAAAACAAGTAGGTGATCAATCAATGGCGTTGGCAAAAGAAATAATTCCATATCAACAGGCAGCCGTAGCTAAGGCAACACAAGCCTATAAAAAATTCGATAATAAGGGTGTAAAAGAGATTAGCGAAATGAAAGCGAATTCAGTATTGCCCGATAACCTTTATCGAATCGTTGGCGAAAAAAACCTGGAAGAAATGAATAAAGATGGGGCGTAG